The Streptomyces sp. NBC_01142 genome has a window encoding:
- a CDS encoding CbtB-domain containing protein yields MAHTAAPATGTPAITPISLKAIAPWALFFGILMLVLLYFVGAEQGATSLIAGENVHEWVHDGRHLLGFPCH; encoded by the coding sequence ATGGCTCACACTGCTGCGCCCGCCACCGGCACCCCCGCCATCACCCCCATCTCACTGAAGGCGATCGCCCCCTGGGCGCTGTTCTTCGGCATTCTGATGCTGGTCCTTCTCTACTTCGTCGGCGCCGAGCAGGGGGCCACCTCGCTCATCGCCGGCGAGAACGTGCACGAATGGGTCCACGACGGCCGTCATCTGCTCGGCTTCCCCTGCCACTGA
- a CDS encoding histidine phosphatase family protein has translation MTVRVMLISPAMNAALREARFDGDVPLDESGTRRARAAAGSGALPDADRRVSGSSRRCRETAAALGLRTENEPALRSWDMGHWRGRRMEEVGVSEPEGVSAWLTDPSAAPHGGESLLALCGRVGDWLESLPGDGGRVLALTEPAVVRAAIVYALALPTEAFWRLDVAPLTLTELSGRAGRWNLRCGRPLEHGGAGQDDD, from the coding sequence ATGACGGTACGGGTGATGTTGATCTCACCGGCGATGAACGCCGCACTGCGCGAGGCTCGCTTCGACGGCGACGTACCGCTCGATGAGTCCGGGACGCGGCGGGCCCGGGCGGCTGCCGGTTCCGGGGCGCTGCCGGACGCCGATCGCCGGGTGAGCGGCTCCTCCCGTCGCTGCCGTGAGACCGCGGCCGCGCTGGGCCTTCGTACGGAGAACGAACCGGCGCTGCGGAGCTGGGACATGGGGCACTGGCGCGGTCGGCGCATGGAGGAAGTGGGCGTGAGCGAGCCCGAGGGCGTGTCGGCATGGCTGACCGATCCGTCGGCCGCGCCGCACGGGGGCGAGTCGCTGCTGGCTCTGTGCGGCCGGGTCGGCGACTGGCTGGAGTCCCTGCCGGGCGACGGCGGACGCGTCCTGGCGCTCACCGAGCCCGCGGTGGTGCGTGCGGCGATCGTGTATGCCCTGGCTCTGCCCACGGAGGCCTTCTGGCGACTGGACGTCGCGCCGCTGACTCTGACCGAGCTCAGTGGACGGGCCGGGCGCTGGAATCTGCGCTGCGGACGGCCGTTGGAGCACGGCGGGGCCGGTCAGGACGACGACTGA